In Propionimicrobium sp. PCR01-08-3, one DNA window encodes the following:
- a CDS encoding DMT family transporter has translation MVTVRPHDPSFGIGLSIALLSSFCFGMAGTLAAGLLQVGWSPLGIVIPRVGIGSLAMLGPAIIALKGRWHIVRENWKLMVGYGLFAIVMPQIGHFNAVQYVQVSQGLLIQFLAPIAIVIWLWIRRGERPSIRTVLGSLVAIGGLLLVLEVFAGGAAFDIRGVAWSIFAMVGNAAYFVFSAENRIGLPPIVLAAGGTTVATLGLGVVAVIGLLPFETSTAPANYVGIDVPWWLPIVALGVLSSGMSYVTGIMGGRLLGARLSSFVGLAEVLFATILAAVLVAQLPAIGQMVGAVLVLAGVILVKLGESPAAEGIADAGKDFGAEALPPTRRARGARAEQ, from the coding sequence GTGGTCACTGTGCGTCCCCATGACCCGAGCTTTGGCATCGGCCTGTCCATCGCCTTGTTGTCGTCGTTTTGTTTCGGTATGGCAGGAACGCTTGCCGCAGGCTTGTTGCAGGTCGGCTGGTCGCCTCTCGGCATTGTGATACCGAGGGTAGGCATCGGCTCATTGGCCATGCTCGGACCGGCGATCATTGCTCTCAAAGGACGCTGGCATATCGTCCGCGAAAACTGGAAACTCATGGTCGGATATGGACTGTTCGCGATCGTGATGCCGCAAATCGGGCATTTCAATGCCGTGCAATATGTTCAAGTCAGCCAGGGGCTGCTGATTCAGTTTCTGGCGCCCATCGCGATCGTCATCTGGTTGTGGATTCGTCGGGGCGAGCGTCCCTCGATACGCACGGTGCTCGGTTCTTTGGTTGCGATCGGCGGCCTGCTGCTGGTGCTCGAGGTCTTCGCAGGTGGCGCCGCTTTCGACATCCGGGGTGTCGCCTGGTCGATATTCGCGATGGTCGGCAATGCTGCCTATTTCGTTTTTTCCGCAGAGAACCGGATCGGACTGCCACCCATCGTGCTTGCTGCGGGCGGGACGACGGTAGCAACGCTGGGGCTCGGTGTGGTCGCGGTCATCGGGCTTCTGCCGTTCGAGACATCAACCGCTCCGGCGAACTATGTGGGTATCGATGTGCCCTGGTGGTTGCCGATCGTCGCGCTCGGGGTGCTCAGCTCCGGCATGTCCTATGTGACCGGAATCATGGGCGGCAGGCTGCTCGGCGCCAGGTTGTCGTCCTTCGTCGGCTTGGCCGAGGTGCTGTTCGCCACGATCCTCGCGGCCGTACTGGTGGCGCAACTGCCAGCCATCGGGCAGATGGTCGGCGCCGTGCTGGTGCTGGCCGGGGTGATTCTGGTCAAGCTCGGGGAGAGTCCTGCTGCCGAGGGCATCGCGGATGCCGGGAAGGATTTCGGCGCGGAGGCATTGCCGCCGACCCGGCGGGCACGCGGGGCAAGGGCCGAGCAGTAA